One genomic segment of Deltaproteobacteria bacterium PRO3 includes these proteins:
- a CDS encoding VanZ family protein, translated as MKKFFKNWGPVLAYFGLIFFVSSRPVQVGAGVDKLLHVLEYAAMGFLTARGIMLTWDLPRAWGVAAGAGLAGLLGVIDEFHQYFVPGRDASLYDGLADLVGAVLGALLFVYLGVLLYQSHKLYPDAHDKCC; from the coding sequence ATGAAGAAATTTTTCAAAAATTGGGGGCCGGTGCTGGCCTACTTCGGGTTGATCTTTTTCGTTTCCTCGCGCCCCGTCCAGGTCGGCGCCGGCGTCGACAAGCTGCTGCACGTCCTCGAGTACGCGGCGATGGGCTTTTTGACCGCGCGCGGGATCATGCTCACCTGGGACCTGCCGCGGGCCTGGGGCGTGGCCGCTGGCGCGGGCCTGGCCGGGCTGTTGGGCGTGATCGACGAGTTTCACCAGTATTTCGTGCCCGGTCGCGACGCCTCGCTTTATGACGGCCTGGCGGACCTGGTCGGCGCGGTCCTGGGGGCTTTGCTCTTCGTTTACCTGGGCGTCCTGCTTTACCAGAGCCACAAGCTCTACCCGGACGCCCATGACAAGTGCTGCTGA
- a CDS encoding bifunctional nuclease family protein: MIRMKVTGLTIDPFTNMPIIILKDFEEKMALPIWIGLIEASAIATELEKIQLARPMTHDLLRNILGELDVKVSKVEVNDLADNTFYAKIFLKKDDEEIVMDSRPSDAIALALRTSSPIFVDRRVMEKSRRIDLSKTLDEDKAKQQKWTEILENLSPEDFGKYKM, translated from the coding sequence CTGATCCGGATGAAGGTGACGGGGCTGACCATCGACCCCTTCACCAACATGCCGATCATCATCCTGAAGGACTTCGAGGAGAAGATGGCGCTGCCCATCTGGATCGGTCTCATCGAGGCCTCGGCGATCGCGACCGAGCTCGAGAAGATCCAGCTGGCCCGGCCCATGACTCACGACTTGCTGCGCAACATCCTGGGCGAGCTGGACGTCAAGGTCTCGAAGGTCGAAGTCAACGACCTGGCCGACAACACCTTCTACGCCAAGATCTTCCTCAAGAAAGACGACGAGGAGATCGTCATGGACTCGCGGCCCAGCGACGCCATCGCCCTGGCCCTGCGCACCTCCTCGCCGATCTTCGTCGACCGCCGGGTCATGGAAAAATCCCGGCGCATCGACCTGTCCAAGACCCTGGACGAGGACAAGGCCAAGCAACAGAAATGGACCGAGATCCTCGAGAACCTCTCGCCCGAGGATTTCGGCAAGTACAAGATGTAG
- the miaB gene encoding tRNA (N6-isopentenyl adenosine(37)-C2)-methylthiotransferase MiaB: MTEKYYLKTYGCQMNELDGSQMGRLLARQGYAPTEDPEEASVILINTCSIREKASQKVYSDVGRFRSLKLKNPKLVLGVTGCQAQAEGVHLQKRFPYLDLVLGPDHTGRLPELVERVRQEGGQHLAAVKLEKREEYQFLNLLPDEEEGAHKAFVTIMKGCDNFCSFCIVPFVRGREVCRDADEIVAEVRELSARGTQEVTLLGQNVNSYGVGRHARDPNALSFPRLLRRLAEETGIRRIRFTTSHPKDLSDELIEEFRVNEKLASHFHLPVQSGSNAVLERMYRGYTREEYVAKARRLREARPDIALGTDLIVGFCGETEEEFQASMDLLEELRYDSIYSFVYSERPKTTAGLYFKDDVPEAVKQERLQRLQALQNRIGWEKNRSYEGKDLEVLVEGPSRSGDTYAGRSSQNHVVHFAGTEADVGQIVKVRVTHAGANSLIGVKHD; the protein is encoded by the coding sequence ATGACCGAGAAGTATTATCTGAAAACCTACGGCTGCCAGATGAACGAGCTGGACGGCTCCCAGATGGGGCGCCTGCTCGCGCGGCAGGGCTATGCGCCGACCGAGGATCCGGAAGAGGCCTCGGTGATCCTCATCAACACCTGCAGCATCCGCGAGAAGGCCAGCCAGAAGGTCTACAGCGACGTCGGCCGCTTCCGCTCCCTCAAGCTGAAAAATCCCAAGCTCGTCTTGGGCGTGACGGGCTGCCAGGCCCAGGCCGAGGGCGTGCATCTGCAAAAGCGCTTTCCCTACCTCGATCTCGTCCTCGGCCCCGACCACACCGGGCGCCTGCCCGAGCTGGTCGAGCGGGTGCGGCAAGAGGGCGGCCAGCACCTCGCCGCGGTCAAGCTGGAGAAGCGCGAGGAATACCAGTTTCTCAACCTGCTCCCCGACGAAGAGGAGGGCGCCCACAAGGCCTTCGTCACCATCATGAAGGGCTGCGACAATTTCTGCTCCTTCTGCATCGTGCCCTTCGTGCGCGGCCGCGAGGTCTGCCGCGACGCCGACGAGATCGTCGCCGAGGTCCGCGAGCTCTCCGCGCGCGGTACTCAAGAGGTCACGCTCTTGGGGCAGAACGTCAACTCCTACGGCGTGGGCCGCCACGCCCGCGACCCCAACGCGCTGTCCTTTCCGCGCCTGCTGCGCCGCCTCGCCGAAGAGACCGGCATCCGGCGGATCCGCTTCACCACCTCGCACCCCAAGGATCTCTCCGACGAGCTGATCGAGGAATTCCGCGTCAACGAGAAGCTGGCCTCGCACTTCCACCTCCCCGTGCAGTCCGGCTCCAACGCGGTCCTCGAGCGCATGTACCGCGGCTACACCCGCGAGGAATACGTCGCCAAGGCGCGCCGCCTGCGCGAGGCCCGGCCCGACATCGCCCTGGGTACCGACCTCATCGTCGGCTTCTGCGGCGAGACCGAGGAGGAATTCCAAGCCAGCATGGACTTGCTGGAGGAGCTGCGCTACGATTCGATCTACTCCTTCGTCTATTCGGAGCGGCCCAAGACGACGGCGGGCCTCTACTTCAAGGACGACGTCCCGGAGGCGGTAAAGCAGGAGCGCCTGCAGCGCCTTCAGGCCTTGCAAAACCGCATCGGCTGGGAGAAGAATCGTTCTTACGAGGGCAAGGACCTAGAGGTCCTGGTCGAAGGCCCTTCCCGCAGCGGCGACACCTACGCGGGGCGCAGCTCGCAGAACCACGTCGTTCATTTCGCGGGGACGGAGGCCGACGTCGGACAAATCGTGAAGGTGAGGGTGACCCACGCCGGGGCCAATTCCTTGATCGGAGTCAAACATGACTGA